One Periophthalmus magnuspinnatus isolate fPerMag1 chromosome 15, fPerMag1.2.pri, whole genome shotgun sequence genomic window carries:
- the si:dkey-191g9.7 gene encoding G protein-regulated inducer of neurite outgrowth 2, with the protein MADSSAPQGGALGGEESVSEVPPSEESLASESLHQDCGTTSDEQPEQGLASESLHQNCCTTSDEQPDAPGVDHDSRFPSNDGSDCKPDQSPVIRSSTPSVFEGHAAENMCTLVQSSCTLVDSSAGAPLMVCKRPMMMQQCNMVTTICRGGFASDGTGPQLFQESQGPQTTANEGFPCDSSQCYGSYFHHTNLEDTFAAYCHPQPIPAPSQLLPHLTGPEIPPHLSMPRLMSSLSETGLDAKPVSCCCQLGCSWISVLPQPQRACAVSTLTRDVGTLTASKSHRDVGVQTEDSSYHVFPQVCLTEEIHRECQKISQNASQKASSKSPVKEVKWDAEGMTWEVYGASVDPEELGLAIQKHLELQIKETASRAAKLSRQNTNTSRHSVSCQRKRRMLRSLQPPACCTRTTTAVD; encoded by the coding sequence ATGGCTGATAGCAGCGCTCCTCAGGGTGGGGCTCTGGGTGGAGAGGAGTCTGTGTCTGAGGTTCCACCATCAGAGGAGAGTTTAGCCTCAGAGAGCCTCCATCAGGACTGCGGTACAACCAGTGATGAGCAACCAGAGCAGGGTTTAGCCTCTGAGAGCCTCCATCAGAACTGCTGTACAACCAGTGATGAGCAACCAGACGCCCCAGGTGTAGACCATGACAGCAGGTTCCCCAGTAATGATGGCTCTGACTGCAAGCCAGATCAGAGTCCAGTCATCAGGAGCTCTACTCCATCTGTGTTTGAAGGGCATGCAGCAGAGAACATGTGCACATTAGTGCAGAGTTCATGCACACTAGTGGACAGCAGTGCTGGAGCACCACTGATGGTGTGTAAAAGGCCCATGATGATGCAGCAGTGCAACATGGTTACTACTATTTGTCGAGGTGGGTTTGCCTCAGATGGCACTGGCCCCCAGCTGTTTCAGGAGTCTCAGGGGCCTCAGACCACAGCCAATGAGGGATTCCCCTGTGATAGTTCCCAGTGTTATGGCTCTTATTTCCACCACACAAACTTGGAGGACACTTTTGCTGCTTACTGCCACCCACAACCCATTCCTGCCCCTTCTCAGCTCCTACCTCATTTGACAGGCCCAGAAATTCCACCTCACCTGAGCATGCCTCGCCTAATGTCATCTTTGAGTGAGACTGGGCTGGATGCTAAACCAGTGTCCTGCTGCTGTCAACTGGGCTGCTCCTGGATTAGTGTGTTGCCCCAGCCCCAGAGGGCATGCGCTGTGAGTACTCTGACCCGTGACGTAGGAACCCTAACTGCCAGCAAAAGTCACAGGGATGTAGGAGTGCAGACTGAGGACAGCAGTTATCATGTATTCCCCCAAGTGTGTCTCACAGAGGAGATCCACAGGGAGTGCCAGAAAATCAGCCAAAATGCTTCACAAAAGGCCAGCTCTAAGTCACCTGTCAAAGAGGTGAAGTGGGATGCTGAGGGAATGACATGGGAAGTGTACGGGGCATCTGTGGACCCAGAGGAACTGGGCTTGGCCATTCAGAAACACCTGGAACTTCAGATCAAAGAGACGGCCAGTCGTGCTGCGAAACTGTCCCGTCAGAACACAAACACATCCAGGCATAGCGTGTCCTGTCAGCGGAAAAGGAGAATGCTCAGGTCCCTGCAGCCCCCAGCCTGTTGCACCCGCACTACCACTGCTGTGGATTGA